The Lycium barbarum isolate Lr01 chromosome 12, ASM1917538v2, whole genome shotgun sequence genome includes a region encoding these proteins:
- the LOC132623223 gene encoding transcription termination factor MTEF18, mitochondrial has product MLIHKIRKSVSWNMISQFNHLFISPIYEKGSTFHSPQNFSSLNIRCFRSSHNPNVSVPESTTQTPISPAVNKISRVARTDAQSALFDYLHCTRGFNYMDAEHISKNSPHFLQSLLSKVDNDQDIARALTRFFRYHPINEFEPFLESLGLKQSELTSMLPRNLIFMSDDHILLDNYHALCDYGIPRTKIGKIYREATEVFGYEYGVLGMKLRAYEKLGLSRSTVIKLVTCSPTLLLGEMNSELFQVLEKLKILGFENDWIGGYLSNRHSYDWGRMLNTLRFLNDVGYSDEKMATLFKMNPAFLFEGSGKRIYVLVGQLLKLGLKMNDVYSLFCQNPNILSLKCAKNLWKALYFLLEIGLETEIIANIVSTHIQLLGSHSLKGPMTVLRVFKGDKCRLCQTIKDDPLNLFRLASKSKFNVDQMTSQSPGKLFEKTSFLLRLGYLENSDEIAKALKQFRGRGDQLQERFDCLVNAGLDCNVVINMIKQAPTTLNQSKSVIEKKIDLLKTYLGYPVESIVSFPSYLCYHVDRVHLRFSMYAWLKQKGAAKPTLSVSTLLACSDARFVKYFVDVHPEGPAMWESLKSSLQSS; this is encoded by the coding sequence ATGCTAATTCATAAAATCCGCAAAAGTGTATCTTGGAATATGATATCTCAGTTCAATCACCTATTTATATCTCCTATTTATGAAAAGGGTTCTACTTTTCATAGTCCACAGAATTTTTCATCATTGAATATTCGATGCTTTCGTAGTTCACATAATCCTAATGTATCGGTCCCTGAATCGACAACTCAGACACCTATTTCCCCTGCTGTGAATAAAATATCGCGAGTCGCTAGGACTGATGCACAATCAGCTCTTTTTGATTACTTGCATTGTACTAGAGGTTTTAATTATATGGATGCTGAGCACATTAGCAAGAACTCACCTCATTTCCTTCAAAGCTTGCTATCCAAGGTTGATAATGATCAAGATATAGCAAGGGCATTGACCCGTTTTTTCAGATACCATCCGATTAATGAGTTCGAACCGTTTTTAGAGAGCTTGGGGTTGAAGCAATCTGAGCTTACATCCATGCTTCCAAGAAATTTGATATTTATGAGTGATGACCATATCTTGCTTGATAATTATCATGCTCTTTGTGATTACGGCATCCCTCGCACTAAAATTGGGAAGATTTATAGGGAAGCGACTGAGGTATTTGGATATGAGTATGGAGTATTGGGTATGAAATTGAGGGCTTATGAGAAATTGGGTTTGAGCAGATCAACAGTTATAAAGTTGGTGACGTGTTCCCCTACTCTTTTGCTTGGTGAGATGAACAGCGAACTTTTTCAGGTTCTtgaaaaattgaagattttgGGGTTTGAAAATGATTGGATTGGAGGATATTTATCCAACAGGCACTCCTACGATTGGGGTAGAATGCTTAACACGTTGCGTTTTCTCAATGACGTAGGATATAGTGATGAAAAGATGGCGACTTTGTTTAAAATGAATCCTGCATTCTTATTTGAAGGCTCTGGGAAACGGATTTATGTATTGGTTGGGCAATTACTGAAGTTGGGTCTTAAAATGAATGACGTATACTCACTATTCTGTCAAAATCCTAATATTCTATCCCTGAAGTGTGCTAAAAATCTCTGGAAGGCATTGTACTTCTTATTGGAGATAGGATTAGAGACTGAAATAATTGCCAATATTGTTTCTACACATATACAACTTCTGGGTTCACATTCTCTGAAGGGACCAATGACTGTTTTGAGGGTCTTCAAGGGTGACAAGTGTCGTTTATGTCAGACTATAAAGGATGATCCTTTGAATTTGTTCAGATTAGCttcaaaatcaaaatttaatGTGGACCAGATGACTTCCCAGAGCCCAGGAAAATTATTTGAGAAAACTAGTTTCTTATTGAGATTAGGTTACTTAGAAAATTCGGATGAGATCGCAAAAGCTTTGAAGCAGTTCCGCGGACGAGGAGACCAGTTACAAGAGAGGTTTGATTGCCTGGTAAACGCAGGTTTAGACTGCAATGTTGTAATTAATATGATTAAACAGGCTCCCACGACGCTGAACCAGAGCAAAAGCGTGATTGAGAAGAAAATTGATCTACTGAAAACATATTTAGGTTATCCAGTGGAATCGATTGTGTCATTTCCATCTTATCTCTGCTACCATGTGGACAGAGTCCATCTTCGTTTTTCAATGTATGCATGGCTGAAGCAAAAGGGTGCTGCAAAACCAACATTGTCAGTGAGCACTCTTCTTGCTTGTTCTGATGCTCGCTTTGTAAAATATTTTGTTGATGTACATCCAGAAGGTCCAGCAATGTGGGAAAGTTTAAAAAGTTCACTTCAATCCAGCTGA